A portion of the Streptomyces erythrochromogenes genome contains these proteins:
- a CDS encoding energy-coupling factor ABC transporter permease, which yields MHVPDGFINAPVSVAAGVAAAAAVAVSLRGARRELDERTAPLAGLVAAFIFAVQMLNFPVAAGTSGHLLGGALAAILVGPYTGVLCVSVVLLMQGILFADGGLTALGVNITVMGVVTVVTAHLLFRGLLRVLPTTRRSVTAAGFVAALFSVPAAAAAFTAVYAVGGTTDVPLGKVLTAMVGVHVLIGIGEALITAATVGAVIAVRPDLVHGARGLAAPLKLRVDGALVDAPAAAPAPAAAPAPAAAPAPAAAPAVGSTKKVWATGLVTALVLAGFVSFYASANPDGLEKVAADKGIDEKVEEHAAADSPLADYSVKDVDDARLSGGLAGVIGVGVTVVAGTGIFWAVRRRKSDELTAVSTSAPVA from the coding sequence ATGCATGTGCCCGACGGATTCATCAACGCACCCGTCTCGGTGGCCGCCGGAGTGGCGGCAGCCGCAGCGGTGGCCGTCAGCCTCCGCGGCGCCCGCCGCGAACTCGACGAGCGGACCGCCCCGCTCGCCGGCCTCGTCGCCGCCTTCATCTTCGCCGTGCAGATGCTGAACTTCCCGGTCGCCGCCGGCACCAGCGGCCACCTGCTGGGCGGCGCGCTCGCGGCGATACTCGTCGGCCCCTACACCGGCGTGCTGTGCGTGTCCGTCGTCCTGCTCATGCAGGGCATCCTCTTCGCCGACGGCGGCCTGACCGCCCTCGGCGTGAACATCACCGTCATGGGCGTCGTCACCGTCGTCACCGCGCACCTGCTCTTCCGCGGGCTGCTGCGCGTCCTGCCGACCACCCGCCGCTCCGTGACCGCGGCCGGCTTCGTGGCCGCCCTGTTCTCGGTGCCCGCCGCGGCCGCCGCCTTCACCGCCGTCTACGCCGTCGGCGGCACCACCGACGTGCCCCTCGGCAAGGTCCTCACCGCCATGGTCGGCGTGCACGTCCTCATCGGCATCGGCGAGGCCCTCATCACCGCCGCGACCGTCGGTGCCGTGATCGCCGTACGTCCCGACCTGGTGCACGGGGCCCGCGGACTGGCCGCGCCGCTGAAGCTGCGCGTCGACGGGGCGCTCGTCGACGCGCCCGCCGCCGCCCCCGCGCCCGCCGCCGCCCCCGCGCCCGCCGCCGCCCCCGCGCCGGCCGCCGCGCCCGCCGTCGGCTCGACGAAGAAGGTCTGGGCGACCGGCCTGGTCACCGCGCTCGTCCTCGCCGGGTTCGTCTCCTTCTACGCCTCCGCCAACCCCGACGGCCTGGAGAAGGTCGCCGCCGACAAGGGCATCGACGAGAAGGTCGAGGAGCACGCCGCCGCCGATTCGCCGCTCGCCGACTACAGCGTCAAGGACGTCGACGACGCCCGCCTGTCCGGCGGCCTCGCCGGAGTCATCGGCGTCGGCGTCACCGTCGTCGCCGGCACCGGGATCTTCTGGGCCGTGCGCCGCCGCAAGTCGGACGAGCTGACGGCCGTCTCCACCTCCGCCCCGGTCGCCTGA
- the cbiQ gene encoding cobalt ECF transporter T component CbiQ has product MGAGHAHRLYRPGSSPVHALPPHCKLAATFGFVVVVVSTPREAVWAFGLYALLLAGVAAVARIPAGFLLRRLLIEIPFVAFAVLMPFVAEGERVEVLGMSLSVSGLWGAWNVLAKGTLGVAASVLLASTTELRALLLGLQRLKLPPLLVQIASFMIRYGDVIGDELRRMSIARRSRGFEASGIRHWGVLAKTAGALFIRSYERGERVYLAMVSRGYAGSMPVIDEVVATRGQWAYAAVLPVTALAVCLMGWTL; this is encoded by the coding sequence ATGGGTGCCGGCCACGCCCACAGGCTCTACCGCCCGGGCAGCTCGCCGGTCCACGCCCTGCCCCCGCACTGCAAGCTCGCCGCGACCTTCGGCTTCGTCGTGGTCGTGGTGTCCACACCGCGGGAGGCGGTGTGGGCCTTCGGCCTGTACGCACTGCTCCTCGCCGGGGTCGCGGCCGTGGCCCGGATCCCGGCCGGCTTCCTGCTGCGCAGGCTGCTGATCGAGATCCCCTTCGTCGCCTTCGCCGTGCTCATGCCCTTCGTGGCCGAGGGCGAGCGGGTCGAGGTCCTCGGCATGTCGCTCAGCGTCTCCGGCCTGTGGGGCGCCTGGAACGTCCTGGCCAAGGGGACCCTCGGGGTGGCCGCGTCCGTCCTGCTCGCCTCGACGACCGAGCTGCGGGCCCTCCTGCTGGGCCTCCAGCGGCTCAAGCTGCCGCCGCTGCTCGTGCAGATCGCCTCGTTCATGATCCGCTACGGCGACGTGATCGGCGACGAGCTGCGCCGGATGTCCATCGCCCGCCGCTCGCGCGGCTTCGAGGCGAGCGGGATCCGGCACTGGGGGGTGCTCGCCAAGACGGCGGGCGCGCTGTTCATCCGCTCCTACGAACGCGGCGAGCGGGTCTACCTGGCGATGGTCAGCCGCGGCTACGCCGGTTCCATGCCGGTCATCGACGAGGTCGTGGCCACGCGGGGCCAGTGGGCGTACGCGGCCGTCCTCCCGGTGACGGCCCTCGCCGTCTGTCTGATGGGATGGACCCTGTGA
- a CDS encoding SsgA family sporulation/cell division regulator, with amino-acid sequence MSAPAENLPATATAAPVEERVRARVITDDPLYRAIPVALRFAPAEPLAVRIVFPADLSPEGTDNEWVFPRALLEAGLQAPTGTGDVRIWPCGRVQAVVEFHSPEGVAVVQFDIAALRRFLRRTYAATATATR; translated from the coding sequence ATGTCAGCCCCCGCCGAGAATCTCCCAGCGACCGCGACCGCGGCCCCCGTCGAAGAGCGGGTCCGCGCCCGTGTGATCACGGACGACCCCCTCTACCGGGCGATCCCCGTCGCCCTGCGCTTCGCCCCGGCCGAGCCGCTGGCCGTGCGGATCGTCTTCCCCGCCGACCTGTCCCCCGAGGGGACCGACAACGAGTGGGTCTTCCCCCGGGCCCTGCTGGAGGCGGGCCTCCAGGCGCCTACGGGGACCGGAGACGTACGCATCTGGCCCTGCGGCCGCGTCCAGGCGGTCGTCGAGTTCCACTCCCCCGAGGGCGTCGCGGTGGTCCAGTTCGACATCGCCGCGCTGCGCCGCTTCCTCCGGCGCACCTACGCCGCCACCGCGACCGCCACCCGCTAG